Proteins from a genomic interval of Candidatus Edwardsbacteria bacterium:
- a CDS encoding polymer-forming cytoskeletal protein encodes MYKFNNHSAKSGWLILLPMIALLLAATAGLAEEKVVGTKLLDKKTVIKIQGIGDGDSDTTYKFKIGEKEVEIDSKNAKVGNIYVGPADTINDDVVTKGGSITVDGMVNGDCVTFGGGVTVNGTVMHDVATFGGPTLVNGTVKGDVATFGGPVSIDGTVGGDVAAFGGMVKLGPKSSVGGDISTVGGTVDKTEGARVIGEIKNVDLGMLNQFIPSLIGSAHIAHKKPATGRAIKFFITFFMLAGLGILVTLLGVFFAKPIERITHIIETDFWKSAGIGFLVQISLAPALVFMAVSILGIPLIPLAVLLVVAGILMSIASFGVIINQKFLHAVNKPPMNTLPAVVLGFVLLHSLFLLGSLINIAGSPLTALGVIFIIINFIVLWCGVTVGLGAVWTTRLGTRDQAPPRLPKAPKIAAAE; translated from the coding sequence ATGTACAAATTTAACAACCATTCTGCCAAATCCGGCTGGCTCATCCTGCTGCCGATGATCGCCCTGCTGCTGGCGGCAACCGCCGGACTGGCCGAGGAAAAAGTGGTGGGCACCAAGCTGCTGGACAAGAAGACCGTCATTAAGATCCAGGGGATCGGCGATGGTGATTCCGACACTACCTACAAGTTCAAGATCGGAGAGAAAGAGGTCGAAATAGACTCCAAGAATGCCAAGGTGGGGAATATCTATGTCGGCCCAGCCGACACCATTAATGACGATGTGGTCACCAAGGGAGGCTCCATAACGGTGGACGGCATGGTCAACGGCGACTGTGTGACCTTCGGCGGCGGCGTAACGGTCAACGGCACGGTGATGCACGACGTGGCCACCTTCGGAGGCCCGACCCTGGTCAACGGAACCGTCAAGGGCGACGTGGCCACCTTTGGAGGCCCGGTCTCCATCGACGGCACGGTGGGCGGCGATGTGGCTGCCTTCGGCGGAATGGTGAAGCTGGGGCCCAAGTCCTCGGTAGGTGGGGATATCTCGACCGTGGGCGGCACGGTTGACAAGACCGAAGGGGCCCGGGTCATCGGTGAGATCAAAAACGTGGACCTGGGTATGCTCAACCAGTTCATTCCCAGCTTGATCGGCTCGGCTCACATTGCCCATAAAAAACCGGCCACCGGACGGGCCATAAAATTCTTCATCACCTTCTTCATGCTGGCCGGGCTGGGCATTTTGGTGACGCTGCTGGGCGTGTTCTTTGCCAAACCCATCGAACGCATTACCCATATAATCGAAACCGATTTCTGGAAGTCGGCCGGCATCGGATTCCTGGTGCAGATCTCCCTGGCCCCGGCCTTAGTGTTCATGGCTGTCTCCATCCTGGGCATTCCCCTGATACCGCTGGCGGTGCTGCTGGTGGTGGCCGGGATCCTGATGAGCATCGCCAGCTTCGGGGTGATCATCAACCAGAAATTCCTGCATGCCGTCAATAAGCCGCCCATGAACACTCTTCCGGCGGTGGTGCTGGGCTTTGTGCTGCTCCACTCCCTGTTCCTGCTGGGCTCTTTGATAAACATCGCCGGCAGTCCTCTGACCGCCCTGGGCGTGATATTCATCATCATCAACTTCATCGTCCTGTGGTGCGGGGTCACCGTGGGCCTGGGCGCGGTGTGGACCACCCGGCTGGGAACCAGGGACCAGGCTCCGCCCAGACTGCCCAAAGCACCGAAGATAGCAGCTGCCGAATAA
- a CDS encoding PspC domain-containing protein, giving the protein MAKRIYRSTKDRMLGGVCGGIGEYFDVDPTIIRLIAVVVALSGAGILAYIIAWIIIPDQPVVM; this is encoded by the coding sequence ATGGCCAAAAGAATTTACCGCTCTACCAAGGACCGGATGCTGGGCGGCGTCTGCGGCGGCATAGGAGAATATTTCGACGTTGATCCCACCATCATCCGGCTGATAGCGGTGGTTGTTGCCCTGTCCGGCGCCGGGATACTGGCCTACATCATCGCCTGGATCATCATCCCCGACCAGCCGGTTGTAATGTAG
- a CDS encoding PspC domain-containing protein, protein MPKRLYRSGKDRVVGGVCGGLADYFDIDPLLIRIIFIILALSGGLGVLIYLAAWLIIPGQSLSAGQHETPPTPEERKPNMKRNPSGVVFGILIIVLGIGLLLHNYGLFYFKFNLIWPLILIAIGVRLLIRDKK, encoded by the coding sequence ATGCCCAAACGATTATACCGTTCCGGAAAGGACCGGGTGGTGGGTGGCGTCTGCGGAGGCCTGGCCGATTATTTTGACATCGACCCCCTGCTGATTCGCATCATCTTTATAATCCTGGCCCTGTCCGGCGGGCTGGGGGTCCTTATTTATCTGGCGGCCTGGCTAATCATCCCCGGTCAGAGCCTTTCCGCCGGCCAACACGAAACTCCGCCAACTCCCGAGGAAAGGAAACCGAATATGAAGCGAAATCCATCCGGGGTGGTGTTCGGAATACTGATCATCGTCCTGGGCATCGGGTTGCTGCTGCATAACTACGGACTGTTTTATTTTAAATTCAACCTGATCTGGCCGCTTATCCTGATCGCCATCGGGGTCAGGCTGCTGATCAGGGACAAAAAATAA
- a CDS encoding insulinase family protein: protein MRKLILAASCLALVVSGAGAIDTLAVYQDSLANGLKILTVEKPGLPLVSFQVWYRVGSRNERPGITGISHLLEHMMFKGTDKIGPEEFSRIVQKYGGHCNAFTSEDYTAYYENISTEFLSVAMEMESDRMANLKLDPLEFDPERNVVKEERRLRENSPYGHLFEQLSAAAYIAHPYGWPVLGWMSDIEAMTIQDLREYYRTYYIPNNATCVIVGDIDRKKAVAMVAKYFGNIPAGTKEPPKVTTVEPPQMGERRVKVLKDTRMPLVALGYHTPQIGHKDTYALELLSNILSNGESSRLYRSLVYDKQLALFAGGYNDTQTDPTQFIFYSAPQKGHNTDELERVIAEELEKIKQAGVTQRELQKSKNQLEAEFVFQQERNRGLAVQIGSAQTRLSWCYLNSYLKNIRSVSNQDIISVANKYFIDQNKTVATLVPIGSPKSKGEAQ from the coding sequence ATGAGAAAATTAATTCTGGCGGCATCCTGCCTGGCATTGGTCGTTTCCGGGGCCGGGGCCATTGACACCCTGGCAGTTTATCAGGACAGCCTGGCCAACGGCCTGAAAATTCTGACAGTGGAGAAGCCCGGTCTGCCCCTGGTGAGCTTTCAGGTGTGGTACCGGGTGGGTTCCCGCAACGAGCGGCCGGGCATCACCGGGATCTCCCACCTGTTGGAACACATGATGTTCAAGGGGACCGACAAGATCGGGCCGGAGGAATTCTCCAGGATCGTCCAGAAATACGGCGGGCATTGCAACGCCTTCACCAGCGAGGACTACACCGCCTATTACGAGAACATCTCGACCGAATTCCTTTCGGTGGCCATGGAGATGGAGTCGGACCGGATGGCCAACCTGAAATTAGATCCCCTGGAATTCGACCCGGAACGCAACGTGGTCAAGGAGGAGCGCCGTTTAAGAGAGAACTCGCCCTACGGCCATCTGTTCGAACAGCTCAGTGCTGCCGCCTATATCGCCCACCCCTACGGCTGGCCGGTGCTGGGCTGGATGTCCGACATAGAAGCTATGACGATCCAGGATCTGCGCGAATATTACCGGACCTATTATATCCCCAACAATGCCACCTGTGTGATAGTGGGCGACATAGACCGGAAGAAGGCGGTGGCCATGGTGGCCAAATACTTCGGGAACATACCGGCCGGAACAAAAGAGCCGCCCAAGGTCACCACCGTGGAGCCTCCCCAGATGGGCGAGCGCCGGGTCAAGGTATTAAAGGATACCAGGATGCCATTGGTGGCTCTGGGATATCATACCCCTCAAATCGGCCATAAGGATACCTACGCCCTGGAACTGCTTTCCAATATACTCAGCAATGGCGAAAGCTCCCGGCTCTACCGCAGCCTGGTCTACGACAAGCAGCTGGCTTTGTTCGCTGGCGGATATAACGACACCCAGACCGATCCCACCCAATTCATCTTCTATTCGGCGCCCCAGAAGGGCCACAATACGGATGAACTTGAGCGGGTCATAGCCGAGGAGCTGGAAAAAATAAAACAGGCGGGCGTCACCCAAAGGGAGCTCCAGAAAAGCAAGAACCAGCTAGAGGCGGAATTTGTTTTCCAGCAGGAACGGAACAGAGGGCTGGCCGTACAGATTGGCTCGGCCCAGACCAGGCTGTCCTGGTGCTATTTGAACAGCTATCTTAAAAACATCCGCTCGGTAAGCAATCAGGACATCATCTCCGTGGCCAATAAATATTTCATCGACCAGAACAAGACCGTGGCCACCCTGGTCCCGATCGGCAGCCCCAAAAGCAAAGGAGAGGCCCAATGA
- a CDS encoding insulinase family protein, giving the protein MRKTVFAIALLLAVAGIVSAQGIWTPPQPKKITLKNGLTVLLLENRQLPVISMEVMVKAGSITDPAGYAGLANFAAEMLPKGTSSRSALDIAESFDYVGAQFSVKCDYDAIFFSLTTLARDFDKTAPVLFDLLSQPAFDSIETGRLQGELLSAIEAKGDRPNTQSAEAFTQLLFGGHPYAHPVMGSAESVSRIFRHDLSGHHKKYYAPNNCIISVVGDFKSSRIKKLIEQNLGKWPKREIPGLRLPEIPAIGQSRALLINRQINQAYINLGFLGPKRDDPDYQAIRVMNYILGGGGFVSRLVKNIRMAQGLAYDVDSYYDPRSDFGPYILSVQTKCASADTAVKSLITEMRLIQNQPVSDEELKEAKDYIRGSYPFRFETSGQTARQFLYVELYNLGAGYFRQDMEKTLAVTKDDVMAAAKKYLKPDNFLLAMVTDTSQTKLNIPGLKIEKQ; this is encoded by the coding sequence ATGAGAAAGACAGTTTTTGCCATCGCATTGCTTTTGGCCGTAGCCGGAATAGTTTCGGCCCAGGGAATCTGGACCCCTCCCCAGCCCAAAAAGATCACTCTCAAGAATGGCCTGACCGTCTTACTTTTGGAAAACCGCCAGTTGCCAGTGATCTCGATGGAGGTGATGGTCAAGGCAGGCAGCATCACCGACCCGGCCGGATACGCCGGGCTGGCCAACTTTGCCGCCGAGATGCTGCCCAAGGGAACCTCCTCCCGCAGCGCGCTGGATATCGCCGAAAGTTTCGATTATGTGGGGGCCCAGTTCTCTGTCAAATGCGACTACGATGCGATATTCTTCTCGTTGACCACCCTGGCCAGGGATTTTGATAAAACGGCGCCGGTATTGTTCGACCTTTTATCCCAACCGGCCTTCGACTCCATAGAGACCGGGCGGCTGCAGGGAGAATTGCTTTCGGCCATCGAAGCCAAGGGAGACCGGCCCAACACCCAGTCGGCCGAGGCCTTTACCCAACTGCTCTTTGGAGGCCATCCCTATGCCCACCCAGTGATGGGCAGCGCCGAGAGCGTCTCCCGCATATTTCGCCATGACCTGTCCGGCCATCATAAAAAATACTATGCTCCCAATAATTGCATAATCTCGGTGGTGGGGGATTTTAAAAGCTCCCGGATCAAAAAGTTGATCGAACAGAATCTGGGCAAGTGGCCCAAAAGAGAGATCCCCGGGTTGCGGCTGCCGGAAATCCCAGCCATCGGACAGTCCCGAGCTTTGCTGATAAACCGCCAGATCAATCAGGCCTATATCAACCTGGGTTTTTTGGGACCCAAGCGGGATGATCCCGATTATCAGGCCATCCGGGTGATGAATTACATACTGGGCGGAGGCGGTTTCGTATCCCGGCTGGTCAAGAATATAAGGATGGCCCAGGGCCTGGCCTATGATGTGGATTCCTACTACGATCCCCGCAGCGATTTCGGGCCCTATATCCTATCCGTCCAGACCAAATGCGCCTCGGCCGACACCGCCGTCAAGAGTTTGATAACTGAGATGCGGCTGATCCAGAACCAGCCGGTAAGCGACGAGGAGCTGAAAGAAGCCAAGGATTATATCAGGGGCAGCTATCCTTTCCGCTTCGAGACCAGCGGCCAGACCGCCAGGCAGTTTTTGTATGTCGAACTCTACAACCTGGGGGCGGGTTACTTTCGGCAGGACATGGAAAAGACCCTAGCCGTGACCAAGGATGACGTAATGGCCGCCGCCAAAAAATATTTAAAGCCGGATAATTTCCTGCTGGCAATGGTCACCGACACCAGCCAGACAAAATTGAATATCCCCGGCTTGAAGATAGAAAAGCAATAA
- a CDS encoding tetratricopeptide repeat protein translates to MNKCPFLSVHTTIREIKYDSEGKITEEKETPQVDLRDCLEAQCEIFDSAAGKCSLPTIDSKIQPAGSGSPASEEQLAVLKSILAETKEARENTAASQLHVLKKAEATNELLHSLKEKMSSVGGVDLGPVQDSLTELKSSLDQNQTKFTDILELILEDQQNRAAQGGLKDNLAPMLQSTSDIKEALVLNQNKFGDILELILEDQQNRAAQGGLKDNLAPMLQSTSDIKEALVLNQNKFGDILELILEDQQNRAAQGSRETELLAEISQKQERMVEALGQGLNADSLNEGLAKMMDKSGEYLKSLSEADAVRQSRLEEMEKQLIKLQQTMQELLEGQRNEQRDISNERRRQKANEHNDRGVMLFHRRELAAAEAEFRKALDIRPDFAEAYNNLGLTMSDLGKKEEAVEAFKKAIDLSPEAPEAYNNLGCLYRIRKDYQQAVELFNQAIAKREDYSLAYFNLGVAYEELEKFELAIKAWEKVLNLQPTHEEARRKLASYRARR, encoded by the coding sequence ATGAATAAGTGTCCCTTTCTGTCGGTCCACACAACCATCAGGGAAATAAAATACGATTCCGAGGGAAAGATAACCGAGGAGAAGGAAACTCCCCAGGTGGATCTCAGGGATTGCCTGGAGGCACAGTGCGAGATCTTCGACAGCGCGGCCGGAAAATGCTCCCTGCCCACTATCGACAGCAAGATCCAGCCGGCGGGCAGCGGCTCCCCAGCCAGCGAGGAGCAGCTGGCGGTACTTAAGTCCATCCTGGCCGAGACCAAGGAAGCCCGGGAGAATACCGCCGCCTCCCAGCTGCATGTGCTAAAAAAAGCCGAGGCCACCAATGAACTGCTTCACAGCCTGAAAGAAAAAATGTCCTCGGTCGGCGGGGTGGACCTGGGTCCGGTGCAGGACAGCTTGACCGAATTGAAATCATCGCTGGATCAGAACCAAACCAAGTTCACCGACATCCTGGAGTTGATCCTGGAGGACCAGCAGAACCGGGCCGCCCAGGGAGGATTGAAGGATAACCTGGCTCCGATGCTGCAGAGCACTTCAGATATCAAGGAGGCCCTGGTGCTGAACCAGAACAAATTCGGCGATATATTGGAGCTGATCCTGGAGGACCAGCAAAACCGGGCCGCCCAGGGAGGATTGAAGGATAACCTGGCTCCGATGCTGCAGAGCACCTCAGATATCAAGGAGGCCCTGGTGCTGAACCAGAACAAGTTCGGCGATATATTGGAGTTGATCCTGGAGGACCAGCAGAACCGGGCCGCTCAGGGCAGCCGGGAAACAGAACTGCTGGCCGAGATATCCCAGAAGCAGGAGAGAATGGTGGAGGCCCTGGGCCAGGGGTTGAATGCCGACAGCCTGAATGAGGGCCTGGCCAAGATGATGGACAAGTCCGGCGAATACTTGAAATCCCTGAGCGAGGCCGATGCCGTCAGACAGTCCCGCCTGGAGGAGATGGAAAAGCAATTGATCAAGCTGCAGCAGACCATGCAGGAACTTTTGGAGGGCCAGCGCAACGAACAGCGGGACATCAGCAACGAGCGGAGACGTCAGAAGGCCAACGAGCACAACGACCGGGGGGTGATGCTTTTCCACCGCCGGGAGCTGGCGGCGGCCGAGGCGGAGTTCCGCAAGGCCCTGGACATCCGGCCGGATTTTGCCGAGGCCTACAACAATCTGGGGCTGACTATGAGCGATCTGGGCAAAAAAGAGGAAGCGGTGGAGGCCTTCAAAAAAGCCATAGACCTGTCCCCTGAGGCCCCGGAGGCCTATAACAACCTGGGCTGCCTGTACCGCATCAGGAAGGACTATCAGCAGGCGGTGGAGCTGTTCAACCAGGCCATCGCCAAGCGGGAGGATTATTCCCTGGCCTATTTCAATCTGGGTGTGGCCTACGAAGAGCTGGAGAAATTCGAACTGGCCATCAAGGCCTGGGAGAAGGTGCTCAATTTGCAGCCCACCCATGAGGAGGCCCGGAGAAAGCTGGCCTCCTACCGGGCCCGGAGGTAA
- the nadA gene encoding quinolinate synthase NadA, with the protein MTLEEYQRLSDDELYKKISRLKEERDAVFLVHNYQVLPVQRLADFIGDSLALAQAAVKVKAGTIVFCGVHFMAESAKLLNPEKTVLLPDRGAGCPMADMVTPEALRQARKKYNDPIVVTYVNSSAAVKAESDICCTSSNAVDIINSLPADREILFVPDRNLGSYAAKKTGRKLILWPGYCYVHNRFTVQDIINAREEHPGATVIVHPECPPEVIEQADMAASTSGMVQEVKEHPEIDQWVIGTEDGLVEQLSAANPQKGIYPLAANAVCRNMKMITLAKAAWALENQKYEITVPAEVAERARLALERMLEVSGRK; encoded by the coding sequence ATGACCCTGGAAGAATATCAGAGACTGTCCGACGACGAGCTGTATAAAAAAATATCCCGGCTCAAAGAAGAGCGGGACGCGGTCTTTCTGGTGCACAACTACCAGGTGCTGCCGGTACAAAGGCTGGCCGACTTCATCGGCGACTCCCTGGCCCTGGCCCAGGCAGCGGTCAAGGTCAAGGCCGGGACCATCGTCTTCTGCGGAGTGCACTTCATGGCCGAGAGCGCCAAGCTGCTCAATCCCGAAAAAACGGTACTACTGCCGGACCGGGGCGCCGGCTGCCCCATGGCTGATATGGTCACTCCCGAGGCCCTGCGCCAGGCCAGAAAAAAATACAATGATCCCATCGTTGTGACCTACGTCAACAGCTCGGCGGCGGTCAAGGCCGAGAGCGATATCTGCTGCACTTCGTCCAATGCAGTGGATATAATCAATTCACTGCCGGCGGACAGGGAGATACTTTTCGTGCCGGACAGGAACCTGGGATCTTACGCCGCTAAAAAGACCGGACGAAAACTGATCCTGTGGCCGGGTTATTGTTATGTCCACAACCGCTTCACGGTACAGGATATCATAAACGCCAGAGAGGAACACCCCGGGGCCACCGTCATCGTCCACCCGGAATGCCCGCCGGAGGTGATCGAGCAGGCCGACATGGCGGCCTCCACCTCGGGCATGGTGCAGGAGGTGAAGGAGCATCCCGAGATAGATCAATGGGTGATTGGAACCGAAGACGGGCTGGTGGAGCAGCTGTCCGCCGCCAATCCCCAAAAGGGAATATATCCCCTGGCGGCGAATGCAGTGTGCCGGAATATGAAGATGATCACTCTGGCCAAGGCGGCCTGGGCTTTGGAGAATCAGAAATATGAGATAACGGTCCCTGCCGAAGTGGCTGAAAGAGCCAGGCTGGCGCTGGAGCGGATGCTGGAGGTGTCGGGGAGAAAATGA